From the Carya illinoinensis cultivar Pawnee chromosome 4, C.illinoinensisPawnee_v1, whole genome shotgun sequence genome, one window contains:
- the LOC122307587 gene encoding transcription factor TCP4-like: MGMKGTGGEIVQVQGGHIVRSTGRKDRHSKVYTSKGPRDRRVRLSAHTAIQFYDVQDRLGYDRPSKAVDWLIKKAKSAIDKLAELPPWHPPGTSNPTAVQQPDPNAGSIEMTIAEQSESSGYDFLLQRQLAGNPDDNSAFIPPSLDSEAIKDTLKSLFPTSSATSSLNFQSYPSDIISRASNPSEDLGLSLHSFQDHSTPNDHNLFAGSASMGFDINYQRMVAWNSDTGAEHRGDFVFNSQTLPQQALLGSAFSQRGPLQSSFAPPFRAWDDLPIATSDHHKTLPIHQSLVCGSRFATDTLSSFCIPATIRGEEEQSANKPSSASSNSRH; this comes from the coding sequence ATGGGCATGAAGGGCACCGGAGGAGAGATAGTCCAAGTCCAAGGGGGCCACATTGTCCGATCCACAGGACGCAAAGACAGGCACAGCAAGGTCTACACGTCAAAAGGACCCCGGGACCGTCGGGTCCGGCTCTCAGCGCACACTGCCATTCAATTCTATGATGTTCAAGACCGATTAGGCTATGACCGGCCCAGCAAAGCGGTGGACTGGCTCATCAAGAAGGCGAAGTCCGCCATTGACAAGCTAGCTGAGCTACCACCATGGCATCCACCTGGTACTTCTAATCCTACAGCTGTACAACAACCAGACCCAAATGCAGGCTCAATAGAAATGACAATAGCTGAGCAATCAGAGTCTTCTGGCTACGACTTTCTGCTCCAAAGGCAATTAGCGGGGAACCCAGACGACAATTCGGCTTTCATCCCACCATCTCTAGACTCTGAAGCCATCAAAGATACCTTGAAATCTTTATTCCCCACAAGCTCTGCAACTTCCTCTCTTAATTTCCAGAGCTACCCATCTGATATAATTTCAAGAGCCTCCAACCCCTCCGAAGATCTTGGTCTATCCCTCCACTCTTTCCAGGATCATTCAACTCCAAACGACCATAACCTCTTCGCGGGCTCGGCTTCGATGGGGTTTGACATCAATTACCAAAGAATGGTGGCGTGGAACAGCGACACAGGCGCGGAACACAGGGGTGATTTTGTCTTCAACTCTCAAACGTTGCCACAACAAGCATTACTGGGCTCAGCATTTTCACAGAGGGGACCCCTTCAGTCCAGTTTTGCACCCCCATTCCGCGCTTGGGATGATCTTCCCATTGCCACATCGGACCACCACAAAACACTGCCAATTCACCAGTCTTTGGTCTGTGGAAGCCGGTTTGCCACCGATACATTATCGAGCTTTTGCATTCCCGCCACGATTCGGGGTGAGGAAGAGCAGAGTGCCAATAAGCCGTCCTCTGCGTCTTCCAACTCCCGCCATTGA